TTATGACTTCTGTAGGTGCTAAATCTTCAACCTCTTTTCCTTGAGGTGCCATGATTATCTTATTGATATTCGTTATTTGTGAGAGCTCTTTTGATATTAGGTCTCCACCCCTATCCCCATCCAAAAAGGCTACGATCCTTTTCTCTTTAGAAAGTTTTATTACCGATTCTGGAATCTTTACTCCTTCGATAGCAATAACATTATCTATCCCTGCCTTAAGTAAATTAATCACATCAGCCCTTCCTTCTACAAGTATGATCGTATCTGAAGTATAGACGCCTGGACCTGCTGGTAACTCTTCTTTTCCGTATGAGATAAGTTTTGAGCGCTTAGCTACTTCGATAAGGTCTTTTAGTAATTCTCCACTTTCGCTAACAGATTTTGAGGCCCACTCCTTTATAATAATTTTAGCCCTTTCAACAATCATTTTTCTTTTATATACACGCACATCTTCAATCCCTAATAATATGAAGCGTGCTAAACAAGGTCCTACTTTATCGACACTTTCCACAGCGGCAGCTATCAAAGCAGCAGTTGATATATCGGTAGACATAGGGATCAAGACTTCCCCTTGCGTCTGATCTTTCTTGGATTCTAATGTGACTTCAATTCTTCCGACTTTCCAAGACTTTTGAAGTTCGTTAAGGTTCATCTCAGGTCCGAACAAACCCTCCGTTTGCCCGAATATGGCCCCTATCAGGTCTGCTTTTTCAACAACTCCTTCTATATTGAACTTTAACCTTACATGATACTTTACAATAGAACTATGCAAATTGGTTCCTCCTTTATCCATCTTTCATTAACTCGTTAAGCGGAATAATGTACTTTTACTGAGGCTTACATATAAACCTTATATCTTCAAAATTCATAATATTATGAATTTTGATTTTACTATTGAACTACAGGTCCCAATCCGAATTTCGCGGATAGCTCATCTGCATAAGATTGAATAATTCTTAACTCGTCTGGTTTGTTCATTATATGCCTGAACCTTCCTTGAAGCTTAAGGTATTCAGATACAGGAACTCTTTTTGGGACCTTTACTGTAAGTTTTATTACCCGATTATGATATTCGTATAGAGGCCATAGACCTGTCTTCACAACTAATTTGCTTATCTTTACCGTTAATTTCGGATCATATCTCCACCCAGTGGTGCAGGGTTGAATCCAATGTATAAAAGAAGGCCCACCCATTGAAATTGCTTTATCAACTTTATTCGCTGCATCTCTTACATATGCAATAGATGCTGTGGCTGCATATTTTACGCCATGGGCTATCGCAATTCCCATAAGATCTTTCTTTAATGTCTTCTGACCTCCAGGGCTAGTCGTAGTCCATGCACCGTAGGGCGTTGCTCCACTACGTTGGATACCAGTATTCATATAGGCTTCGTTATCATAACAGATGTATGTAATACGATCTCCTCTCTCAAAAGCTCCACTCAAAGATTGTAATCCTATATCAGCTGTACCTCCATCTCCACCTAGAACAACCACTTTTGCATCTTTAGGTATCTTTTTCTTTCTGATCAACGCACCATAAGCGACTTTTATTCCAGAAGCTGCTGCAGCAGCATTCTCAAAGGCCACATGTATATAGGGGACTTTCCATGAAGTTGCTGGATATGTTGTAGTCGAGACTTCAAGACAACCCGTGGGAGTGACAATTATCGTATCTTTTCCAGCAACTTTAGTTACAATTCTTGCTATCTGAGCTGCACCACAACCAGCGCATAGGCCGTGACCAGGACTGAAGAAGTCTGATCTCTCTTCAAGAGACTTGATACTCTTAAATGGCATCTCTCATCACCTTAGACCTACGTAAAATTTATTGTCTTTAACAGTCCCAGTCTTGGCGACTTCTTTGAGCTTCACGAACATGTCTTTTACATCTTCCATCGTTACATCTCTCCCCCCCAGTCCAGCAAAGAAATTCATAGAAGGGATATTTATCTTCGAAAGGTAAAGTGCAGTAGTTATTTCGTTGTATACAGGCCCAGCTATGGCTCCTGGGGATAATGCTCTGTCGACAACGCCTATAGCTTTTACATCTTTTATCAGCTCGACTATCTCAATAAAGGGAAATGGTCTAAAGAGTTTTAAGCTTATCATCCCTATCTTCTCACCTTTTTTTCGAAGTTTTTTTACAGTAGCTCTAATAGTCTCTGAAATTGAACCCATTGAGATCAAGATCACATCTGCATCTTCACATTTGAATGGGAATACTACTCCGTATTTTCTACCTGATATTTCACCATACTTCTTATCAACTTCAGATATTATCTTGATAGTATCTTCTAACGCTTTGGAGGACTGATATCTTGTCTCTAGGTAGTATTCAGGATAGCCAAAAGCGCCTATTGTCAACGGTTTATCTGGATCTAATCTAGTTGGGTATAGATTCCAAGGTGAAAATGAAGTTACTTCCGAGTCTTTAAGGAGTCTTATAGGTTCATATGTATGGCTTAATATTATACCATCCGCGCTTACCATCACGGGGAGTCTTACTCTAGGATCTTCTGAGATTCTATATGCTTGAATAAGTTTATCGTAAGCCTCTTGAGCAGATTCTGCAAATAACTGA
This genomic interval from Candidatus Methylarchaceae archaeon HK02M2 contains the following:
- the dnaG gene encoding DNA primase DnaG; the encoded protein is MDKGGTNLHSSIVKYHVRLKFNIEGVVEKADLIGAIFGQTEGLFGPEMNLNELQKSWKVGRIEVTLESKKDQTQGEVLIPMSTDISTAALIAAAVESVDKVGPCLARFILLGIEDVRVYKRKMIVERAKIIIKEWASKSVSESGELLKDLIEVAKRSKLISYGKEELPAGPGVYTSDTIILVEGRADVINLLKAGIDNVIAIEGVKIPESVIKLSKEKRIVAFLDGDRGGDLISKELSQITNINKIIMAPQGKEVEDLAPTEVINILKKEMEELPIKKISADYHEQLSEKVSEFFPKINNTLEAIILDENFSQIMKSPINELVQRLENVEGSKYIIFDGIITQRLIDSASKIGIQAIVGHRIGDIKSNQADLLLKTFNEFGIE
- a CDS encoding thiamine pyrophosphate-dependent enzyme; the encoded protein is MPFKSIKSLEERSDFFSPGHGLCAGCGAAQIARIVTKVAGKDTIIVTPTGCLEVSTTTYPATSWKVPYIHVAFENAAAAASGIKVAYGALIRKKKIPKDAKVVVLGGDGGTADIGLQSLSGAFERGDRITYICYDNEAYMNTGIQRSGATPYGAWTTTSPGGQKTLKKDLMGIAIAHGVKYAATASIAYVRDAANKVDKAISMGGPSFIHWIQPCTTGWRYDPKLTVKISKLVVKTGLWPLYEYHNRVIKLTVKVPKRVPVSEYLKLQGRFRHIMNKPDELRIIQSYADELSAKFGLGPVVQ